One genomic window of Anaeromyxobacter diazotrophicus includes the following:
- a CDS encoding GGDEF domain-containing response regulator, protein MPAAVLLVDDERFARTVYSDYLRAAGYEVTVADSADAALTELGRRRYDLLITDVILPGADGLELLDEAKRLDPNIEAIVLTALDRVDPAVRAIKSGASDYLVKPVTPEALQIAVQRCLSARALLAENKALRAHLRLFEVCQRVTASLDHGRAVSLALGALASELEARGAVFVERGERTGSPAGAVGLAEGAAAELAGAARAAMPRLAGEALALATPLGRALLLPVADAESTFGAVCALRESASVEALSAAALLCSHLALALRTLGHLKQVEHLAYLDDLTHLYNTRFLDLVLDREVQASRAFAVLFLDLDRFKAVNDQFGHLVGSKLLVEVGRVLKSSVRDEDVVVRYGGDEYVAVLMGVDSGGALKVAERIRRSIEDHVFLSREGARVRVTASIGLASFPEHARSKAEVLDLADRAMYRGKRSTRNVVYIATNDLPPVPAREG, encoded by the coding sequence ATGCCGGCCGCGGTGCTCCTCGTCGACGACGAGCGCTTCGCGCGCACCGTCTACTCCGATTACCTGCGCGCCGCCGGGTACGAGGTGACGGTCGCGGACTCGGCGGATGCCGCCCTGACCGAGCTCGGGCGCCGGCGCTACGACCTCCTCATCACCGACGTCATCCTGCCCGGCGCGGACGGCCTCGAGCTGCTCGACGAGGCGAAGCGGCTCGACCCGAACATCGAGGCCATCGTCCTCACCGCCCTCGACCGCGTGGACCCCGCGGTGCGGGCCATCAAGTCGGGCGCGAGCGACTACCTGGTGAAGCCCGTCACCCCGGAGGCGCTGCAGATCGCGGTGCAGCGCTGCCTCTCGGCGCGCGCCCTGCTCGCCGAGAACAAGGCCCTGCGCGCGCACCTCCGGCTGTTCGAGGTGTGCCAGCGCGTCACCGCCTCGCTCGACCACGGCCGGGCGGTCTCGCTGGCGCTCGGCGCCCTCGCCTCCGAGCTCGAGGCGCGGGGCGCCGTGTTCGTCGAGCGCGGCGAGCGGACCGGCTCGCCGGCGGGCGCGGTGGGGCTCGCCGAGGGCGCGGCGGCGGAGCTGGCGGGGGCGGCGCGCGCGGCGATGCCGCGCCTCGCCGGCGAGGCGCTCGCGCTCGCCACCCCGCTCGGCCGGGCGCTGCTCCTCCCGGTGGCGGACGCGGAGTCCACTTTCGGCGCCGTGTGCGCGCTGCGGGAGTCGGCCAGCGTCGAGGCGCTGAGCGCGGCCGCCCTGCTCTGCAGCCACCTCGCGCTCGCGCTGCGGACGCTGGGCCACCTGAAGCAGGTGGAGCACCTCGCCTACCTCGACGACCTGACCCACCTCTACAACACGCGGTTCCTCGACCTCGTGCTCGACCGCGAGGTGCAGGCCAGCCGCGCCTTCGCGGTGCTGTTCCTGGACCTCGACCGCTTCAAGGCGGTGAACGACCAGTTCGGCCACCTCGTGGGGTCGAAGCTGCTGGTCGAGGTGGGGCGCGTGCTGAAGTCGAGCGTGCGCGACGAGGACGTGGTGGTCCGCTACGGCGGCGACGAGTACGTGGCGGTGCTCATGGGCGTCGACTCCGGCGGCGCGCTCAAGGTGGCCGAGCGCATCCGCCGGTCGATCGAGGACCACGTGTTCCTGTCGCGCGAGGGGGCGCGGGTGCGCGTGACGGCGTCGATCGGCCTCGCCAGCTTCCCCGAGCACGCGCGCTCGAAGGCGGAGGTGCTCGACCTCGCCGACCGCGCCATGTACCGCGGCAAGCGCTCGACGCGGAACGTGGTCTACATCGCCACGAACGACCTCCCGCCGGTGCCGGCGCGGGAGGGGTGA